ACTTGGGCATTGCAAAACTTGGCGTCTACAGGGCGGCCAACTTCGGACAGGGACAACTCTGGGAGGCGGGAGACCTCCTTGGAGCTTggtcctttttttattttcacacTTTCATCTCATGGCTGCAGCAGTTCAGAATCTTTTCGTGGTTTATCTTGTGGTTTTGTCGGTCTAAGAGTGCGGGGTGTGAAACGAAAGAGTTAATGTGTAGAAAATCCTATAACAGATTTCGTATGAACATTAAGGAATTTTCCAACTAAGAGTAATCCAAAATTATCGACTAAATaattttaacaaaaaataGGACGAGTTTGTCTTCATCTTACAATTTTAGCTTTTCATCATGTTGATTTTgtgtgttttaatttttttttgcaatgtATCTTCGTCGTCGGTGACTTTCGAGGTTTGTTCTcaaatttagtttttagttttacaCAATATTTACAgatatttttgggttttttgttTGCAGATAGTTTTTAGAGTTTAACAAACAATTTTGATAagcttttttttgtttggctgttgtttcccttcttttttttttgaatagCTATACAATCTTTGAAATATAGCTTGAGAATATGCTAGAATTACTATAATTTactaattattttgttatccattgtttaatttgaaacataTTCATATTTATGATGTAGTTAATATTTCCCCTTGTATTTTTACAATAAAAGTTAGGATTAAAggtaaattataaaaatagcaGCTGGCCTTTTCTTGTTTcattaaattgtatttgtatttatcGATCAATGTTGAATGTTTTGGAAATTTGAATTCTACTTTCCTGTCCTTTGCTTCTCgggtttgcttttgtttttttacaaTTTACATCTTATGTCTCTGACTGCACAATGCAAATTATCACatattatttcatttattttcccATCTGTCCCTATTCATTTTCTGTGTGTTTTCCCTGGCACTCTAGTACACTTTATCgatttgtatttttgtatttccTCTGCTGTTTTTCtctgttggccaaaaatttTACTTTTGTCAAGTATTATTTAGCAGCCAAGCTGGATGAGTTGGTTGTGTGGTGTTGGTGTTCTGGGTGTGTTTGTTTATGATTCTTATGTTTTTATTCGTAGCGTTAACAACGTGGAAACAAACGGGTAAACAAAAATAGAAAGTATTAAACAAAAAGTGGAGGCGCAGCAGCGCGATATTTAAAAGAACTTCTATACTCGCTTCGAGTTAACAGCGGACGTTAACAGCGCCAGCCGCAGCCGCTGTTAGCGTGCAGTCtatctgtgtgtttgtgtgtgtatttcgtatggatgtgtgtgtgtgtaaatgcgaatgagtgtgtgtgtgtttgcgtgtgtgtgtggtggtcTGTATGTGTGTTAAACAAATATCACAATCGAGAAATTAACAAAACGGCGGCTGCAGCAGATTAACAGCCAGCAACAACATAACAATTCTTAACCGCAGTTTAGTCTACCTAACACGAACTTAACATGTTGGTGAGTCTGCCGCCGCTACTGTTACTGTTCTTGTTGTTATTGGCCTAATACTTTCGCTGCTCTCCTCGGCCCCGCCTCCTCCGGCTAAGAAAGAGACTTCGGCTGAGTTTACATTACGGTTTTCATTCTTAAAAACGTTCATTTCCCCCACACACACCACGGTGCGTGGGCGccttaaaaaaaacaaacactgTGTGTTCGggccacagcagcaacagcttaGGACATGGGACCATTGGCTGTGACCACCgatgctgccgctgccgctgctgctgctgccgctgctgccgctgctgatgTCACCTGCTGCACCTGCTGCTCCACCGATACCGCTGCTGTCTCGACTGCACTGCTGCCGTTCTCGGCACTGCCGTTGGGAATGCTCGTGGGTACCACCGCGGACGCTGGACTGGTGGCCACACCCGTTACCGCTACCGCTCCAGCGGCCTGCTGTTGAACTGCCTGACCCGCGGCAGCTGGAGCAACGACACTTTGTACCGCCGGTGCCGCTTGAATGGCGGGCGTGGCCGGCGGGGCGGCTAGCTgaagctgcaactgcagctgctgcagcgtCTCCTGCGGGATGTTCGACTTGAGAATGCTGTTCTCGAGCTCCAGCTTGTTGATCTTGTCCATCAGCTCGGAGATGCGCTCTTTCAGCACTTCCACCTCCTCGCGCACCGCTATCATGAGATGCGACTTGACCAGATCCTGAAAGAATAGAAAGAGGTGAAAGGTTCTGTAAGTATGTTGTGCAAAACAGGTATTGTCTTTATATAGCAAGATCTTATTCGGAATACTAAGAAAATACTTCTGTTAAATGGGAAATGGGTGAAGTGAAGCATAGGAAGTGAAATTTTATATATGCCACTTTTTTATCTTAAATTCTTAGCTGGCTATATCTGTGCCACTTAGTGTATCTATTGTAATCCCGCTCGCTGCCAAGTAAATTTAGCACtgcaattataaatatttaccccGCAGATTAACAAAAACGTAGTGTTGGCTTAGCTCAACTTACATCCTGTTGCCACCTTTAAAAGAGCGTATAGTTGCTCTGACTCATTGCAGAGATTCAGAAAAGGAACCACCCATTCATAAATCACATTTTGTGCCAGCAACGTGGCGAATGTTTGCCCAATGTGGCGTGTTCGCGTTATATATTCGCTGCTTTATTTGCTGTGTAAATGCAAATGTAAATGGTTCGCCGAAGAATCAAATGCTTTCGTGTCATTGTCAATGCCACAGCCGCAGAACACGTCATCGAGACCGAAACAAAACCGAATCGGCACACAACATCCACGACCTCACCTGGCTCACCTCGCTCACCTGGCTGCCCATGCACCTTGTGAAAATTTAATAAGCCCATTAAAGAGGCAGGCCAAAAACCGAAAGTCGAAAGGAAAACGCGTGCAGACGAATAGAATAATCGTTCGTTTTCTATGCATTTAACGGCACGTGTTCAGGTGATTTTTCCCATGTTTAATGTGAAATGTCAACAGACGACCAAACGGTTGTGGCTAAAAAAGTAAAGGGGGCAGCAAGGCAGGCTGCAGATTTTGGGGAGGAAAATGTTGCCTGCGGCAGTTCCGTTTCACGAAAgagttttctttcttttttctcgACTCTCCACTGCGATCTCTATAAATAGTCACAACAACAGCTCGAATGCTTTCGTCGTCGTCTTCACTTTCAACAATTTCTTTCAACATTTTCTTGTTGCTGTGGCCTGGTTTTTTCAGGCAATGCAACAACTAAAAGTTGAAAGTAAAAATCGCACAAAGAAAAACCCACATAATCGGCAAAAGGATATGAGGTTTCGGAATACATTAAAAGCGTATTAAGAAGAAATCGTGCACGTCATTATGAGAAAATCGCTGGGGCAAAGcgataaaaaatgtttaaaataaatatcatATTAATTAAAGAACTCTGAACCGCGCGCTCGCCGAGCATTTCGTGCGTCCTCCGCTCATTATTCATTAGTCATACTTCAAATTCTATACGATATAAAGAGTATATCCAAAGTGAGCATGAGCAAGGGGCATGGAAAGCCATCGGAAAGTCGCATGTTCTTGGCACCAGTGCCAAAAACAATCGCAAAAGAAATCATATTTTGCACGTTTTTCGTTCGGATGTTTCGAGGCAGCCAGGCCAATAAataatgtttataaaaatataacatattgtatttttagaTCCCTCGCTTGACCGATCAATAAGTGCAAAAATTACCAAAATTAGAAGTCAACGAGGCGAGGGTGAGAAGATTTGATAAAAGTCGACTCGAAAAATACAAAAGGCCATTAGCAAACCGCTTTGAACAAATGCAAACCGGTTGATACCGCTTCGACTTGTTAACAATGAGGTGcaaaaatacatatgtacatatataagatatatatatatagcacATAAGGGAGGGCCGAGTAATTTAATTGTTCAGAAATCAAGGCAGGTGTGTCTAAAACTCGGCGTTTCTAGCATTCTATCAGCTTTTTGCAACATCTCGAGGGTTTTATGATAAAAATCGAAGTAGATAAGCGTACGACGGGTTATCTTCGTTTCAggtaaaggaaaataaatgcTAATTATACACACTCGGGGTAAGATACACACTCTCGAGCTGAGGAActgagatagagagagagagacaccTAGGCGGAAAAGCGGGTTGGGTTCTCCTGCTGGGGTCAGGTCACGCGCTTCTCCAGAGGTATCTCTGCTCTCCAAGTCTCCTGCAGTTCTCAGTTTTGGTTTTcttggtgtttttttttttggttttcggttGCATTTCTCAAACAAACATGGCGGACACCGCAttgaggttttttttttcaattttgtaCACTTGACGGAGATCCTTAGGTTGAAAGCCTTTAGAGCCTTTGTTGCTAAGAACAAAGGACTCGGCtcccttatttttttttgctcaaAGCAAAGGAAGTGGTGTCTCATTTTTTGCACTTAGCTTGAATTAATTTATCAGCGAAAATAAATTGACAAGTGACAAGCACaagtttctttcttttttttattttattttcagttgCCTTTTTGACGACATTGAAAAGTCGCCAGAAAATCGCGCAGCCTCACGAAATGCGACGAAAAACGaaggaaaatcgatagaattgCATCTAGTCAAGGTAAATGGGGTTCTTTTTTGTACGGTTGGGTAGGTGGGATGGACGGGGAGAGGAGGGGGCTGGTTGTGCGAGGTATACATACTTTTGCATTGGGCACCATCACATAGCAGGGGCTATCGTAGCCCTTCTGCCAAATCTCGTATAGCCAATTCTCTGGCTGGCGCAGCGACATAGTGCCCATCATATTTGGCTTTGGGTTTATTTGGATTTTCACGGGTTTTTGTGTATATCAATaatttttggtttcttttgCGGAGATTTTGACTTTCTTCTCCCACTCTTGCACTTTTCAagtatatttatgtatatcaGTTTCAGTTGGATCACAGTTGGgtttttaaattgtattttatgtattttcaCTTCTTTTCTTGTGATTTCTCGTCGGTGCTGTGTGTTTGTATGGCAAAAGTTTAGCAATAACTGAGTTTGCTGTTCAGCTTTTTTTTGAGATTTACGAGACCGGCGCAGAGCTTTTGTGATATTTTCGAGCTTTTGTCGATTGAATTTACTGCGATTGGAGTGTTTTGCGTCTGCTTGTAACGAATTAATGTAATTCACGAGTCTCTGGTAGGCTtttgtaaaatgttttttattttcagttgGTATAAAAAgtaattgtttttttcttttttttttatatatattaaaactGGTGCCAGCTATATTTGTTGGCGATGTGGCGTGTAGCAAGTTGTACTGGCGACTGAACGTCTGCTTGCAATTAGTGCGGATTTTATATGAAATGGCAGTGCCTTTTGAGTGAAAGAGAGCGCGCTCTCTCATTGCGCAGTGCGCTCTCTGCGACTCTcttatgtatctgtatctggccGCCGGACTATGGGCATATCCATCAGCATTTGCGAGATACAAAGATACTCAGATACTCTCTGTTTGTTTTGACGCGTGTTTTCTCATCAATTTACAAAGACTGCCACTATTTATTCAAtccacatatatgtatatttatttgtcTTCGGTGCCGCTCATTTGCCAAAATGTTTGACTGAATTCCCAAACAGCCAGCCggtttttttgttatttaagaaatatatacatatgttttTTTCAGCCACTACGACGCAAAAACTTTATGACACTTTTGTTTATCACTCGCTCTCCAGTTCTCCCGCTCgctcttttattttcttatttcttttgtatttattttattttttggttggacgttggttggttggttctTGTAGATACTTTTACGCTTGCCACGCGGTGGTTTTCGATTACTTCGACATTTCTCTGGGAAttatgtgtgtatgtggggTGGGTTTTCTTACCTTTTGCGCATTGCGTTTTCCAACTAACAGAATTAAGTCGATTGGAGTCAACAGTAAACAAAATTCCACGATAAAATTTAATACTTCACACATGAATGTGAGCAAATATGGAGCGCAATACAAGAACTTCAATTTATAAAGAAAGATATTCAGAACTAAATATATGGGTAAAAGTAAAATAAGTATTGTCATTGAACAGAATATCACATTCTGGATTTTTATCGCTGCATTATCATACCAATGACAATGACAAAATTGGAACAAAAATTCAAGGGCTTCGAAACTTGTATAGAGTTGGCTGAAGAGCCCGCAGAACAAAATGTATAATACCATATACAATATAAACGAGCAAAACATGAACGGAACGTATCGATTTCATGCGCATGCTGAAGGAAGCGTTTTCTGTCAATCCATACATGCATGCCATATAGATTTCAATCTATATAGGAACCAACAATAAGCTGGACgcatcaacaacaaattgtttaacaaaaaccgaaacaaaCATCCGcgttaaaaattaaaaagaaaaataaaaatataagaagACAACATTTTTAGTAGTCGCCGGCGGAGAAAACAGCAATTAAATGcacatttaaataaacaaatggcaTGCTGTAAAATAATAAGTCAACAAATTGTAGGTGGGTAGGAAGAGAAGTTCCTTAATTGCTACACAAACTGCGTAGATGGGATAAAGTTGGGATCGTCATGGGTGGGGTGGTGTCGCATTTGTGGGTTGGGGTTTGGGGTGGTGAAGGGCGGACGCGGAAGCTGAGAGTGCTGAGTAAAAAGAGGCATCTGTTgaagttttgttttttcatttGAGGAACTTAAGGGCCTCTAATTGCCTTAATGGAGAAAAACGATTCCGGatgcaaaatacaaaaatccAACGCTCTTGTAATAGTTCAATTCTGTCGTCGATATTTGTGTTAGAATCTCTACCTGCCCTACTAACTCAGTAACATTTACCAAACCAAGGATGGCTATGTTATCAATTCGCATTACTAACTTTAAGATAAGCAGCTCTAGCTTATCATTGTTATCATTGAATGCGATAGATAACTCAATGTAAAGACGAGGAAGTCGTCTCTCTGTGCAGCCCGTTCGGAAAATTCTAAAAGCCATTCAGAAAACTTTCCTACACTGCTGGCTTATGTCAGTTCTAACAGCTTTTCTGATCACACAGATTTTGCATGCACTTTGTTGACGACTGTGTATGCAAACAAAATTCATTAAAGTGACACATACACGTATTGCAAACTAagtcaacaacaaaaacaatgcaTATTCTTTGTTtctgtatttgtgttttgaatcaacaaatgaaaatttcGAAATCGTCGCCGCGTCTGGCAATCAATAAAAATTGAATCGCAACCGGGCAGGGGGaggtgcgagcgagagggcaGCCGCGCTAGAGCGAGtgagcaacaataacaagtCCAAATGTTTTGTAACAGCGTGATTCCATCCCAAAGTGGGGTGTTAGCAAAGAGGGGGGTGTGCCGAAGAAATCATCAACACGCCCACACCCCCCCAACTTACACTCATAATATAAACATTTGTACACATGCGGAAAAGTTATAAAATATTCGAAAAGTCcgagaaattgaaaattaaaaagcgTGTGGAAAATTACAGCATTTCTCTGTTGTTGATTTCGTTGTTGATTTTCGCACGCCCCCAACACGTGTTCGTATGTGTGTGGTGAGCTTTGGTGGGTGTGGCCATTGTTGATTCGTTGTTGAAAGGGTAGTTTTGTGTGTGGTTTTGGATAAAGATGACCAATAATGTAATATTTGAATTAAAAGTGATTATTTTAAAGTTAGGCAACATATATTGAAACATTTATCTTGAACTATAAAGTTTA
This genomic stretch from Drosophila mauritiana strain mau12 chromosome 2L, ASM438214v1, whole genome shotgun sequence harbors:
- the LOC117142934 gene encoding protein bunched, class 1/class 3/D/E isoforms isoform X3 → MLKYPRTTSSTSSGYFDDDEAMMNPYQTPPASPQSVPQYLQRHMVRMFSTEVDNASGTSAVAIDNKIEQAMDLVKSHLMIAVREEVEVLKERISELMDKINKLELENSILKSNIPQETLQQLQLQLQLAAPPATPAIQAAPAVQSVVAPAAAGQAVQQQAAGAVAVTGVATSPASAVVPTSIPNGSAENGSSAVETAAVSVEQQVQQVTSAAAAAAAAAAAAAASVVTANGPMS
- the LOC117142934 gene encoding protein bunched, class 1/class 3/D/E isoforms isoform X4, whose amino-acid sequence is MKAETGSNNNNTTVVNMDFDMYPSISGKQQDPVREVVMKYIDYFLPDASGTSAVAIDNKIEQAMDLVKSHLMIAVREEVEVLKERISELMDKINKLELENSILKSNIPQETLQQLQLQLQLAAPPATPAIQAAPAVQSVVAPAAAGQAVQQQAAGAVAVTGVATSPASAVVPTSIPNGSAENGSSAVETAAVSVEQQVQQVTSAAAAAAAAAAAAAASVVTANGPMS
- the LOC117142934 gene encoding protein bunched, class 1/class 3/D/E isoforms isoform X5, with the protein product MMGTMSLRQPENWLYEIWQKGYDSPCYVMVPNAKDLVKSHLMIAVREEVEVLKERISELMDKINKLELENSILKSNIPQETLQQLQLQLQLAAPPATPAIQAAPAVQSVVAPAAAGQAVQQQAAGAVAVTGVATSPASAVVPTSIPNGSAENGSSAVETAAVSVEQQVQQVTSAAAAAAAAAAAAAASVVTANGPMS